From Acidothermus cellulolyticus 11B, a single genomic window includes:
- a CDS encoding alpha/beta fold hydrolase, with product MTTTSPVSPPLVLLPAFPFTARMWDRVRPLLAATGVDVVTPDYRGAHDPAQLDGVEPSLDVLADDVVTLLDDRGVGQAIVGGVSMGGYVTMALARRHPERLAGVILADTRATADDETTRANRLAIAAQLEADGRVDVLVEKTLPGLPGATTKAERPELLAELQAITASVPAVTAAWWQRAMAVRPDSTETLRRLRVPALVIVGAEDVVSPPDAAAAMAMAVPDGRLVTIPAAGHLTPIEAPELFAGAVAGFVTELVSAAR from the coding sequence GTGACCACGACGTCGCCGGTGAGCCCGCCCCTCGTCTTATTGCCGGCCTTCCCCTTCACCGCCCGGATGTGGGACCGGGTGCGGCCGCTGCTGGCGGCGACCGGGGTGGACGTCGTGACTCCCGACTACCGGGGGGCGCACGATCCGGCGCAGCTGGACGGCGTCGAACCGTCGCTCGACGTGCTCGCCGACGACGTCGTCACGCTGCTCGATGACCGCGGCGTCGGCCAAGCGATTGTCGGCGGGGTCTCGATGGGCGGTTACGTGACGATGGCGCTGGCCCGTCGTCATCCCGAGCGGCTTGCCGGGGTGATTCTGGCCGACACGCGGGCGACCGCCGACGACGAGACGACGCGGGCCAACCGGCTTGCGATAGCGGCGCAGCTGGAGGCCGACGGCCGGGTTGACGTGTTGGTGGAGAAGACCCTTCCCGGGCTCCCGGGTGCGACGACCAAGGCGGAGCGGCCGGAACTGCTGGCGGAACTGCAGGCCATCACCGCCTCGGTGCCTGCGGTGACCGCGGCGTGGTGGCAGCGGGCGATGGCAGTCCGGCCCGATTCGACCGAGACGCTTCGCCGGCTTCGCGTACCGGCCCTGGTCATCGTCGGAGCCGAGGACGTCGTCTCGCCTCCTGATGCCGCCGCAGCGATGGCCATGGCGGTGCCCGACGGACGGCTCGTGACGATCCCGGCCGCCGGGCATCTCACGCCCATAGAGGCCCCGGAACTGTTCGCTGGCGCGGTCGCCGGCTTTGTCACCGAACTGGTGAGCGCTGCTCGATGA
- a CDS encoding acetyl-CoA C-acetyltransferase: protein MAVIVAGARTPIGRLLGSLAELSAVQLGGAAIRAALERGGAPPSEVDYVIMGQVLQAGAGQIPARQAAVAAGIPLTVPALTLNKVCLSGLNAIALAGQLADAGECDVIVAGGMESMTNAPHLLPGLRRGLRYGDGKLLDAMAVDGLVDAFDHLSMGESTERHNARYGITREAQDAFAARSHQLAAAARDSGRFDAEIVPVPVPSRRGESRIVQTDEGIRPETTPEILAKLPPAFTPDGTITAGSSSQISDGACAVIVANRRVAEARGWPILAEIGAHGMVAGPDNSLHSQPARAIVRALNRDGLRVDDVALFEINEAFAAVVLASMHELGVDEEKVNVNGGAIALGHPIGASGARLVLHLALELRRRGGGIGVAGLCGGGGQGDALVLRVFP from the coding sequence ATGGCCGTCATCGTGGCCGGGGCGCGCACGCCTATCGGCCGGCTCCTCGGCAGTCTTGCCGAGCTTTCCGCCGTCCAGCTCGGTGGAGCCGCCATTCGCGCCGCGCTCGAGCGGGGCGGGGCGCCGCCGTCCGAGGTGGATTACGTCATCATGGGCCAGGTGTTGCAAGCCGGGGCGGGGCAAATTCCCGCCCGGCAAGCGGCGGTGGCGGCGGGAATTCCGCTGACCGTGCCCGCCCTCACCCTCAACAAGGTCTGTCTCTCCGGTCTGAATGCCATTGCGCTGGCCGGGCAACTGGCCGACGCGGGTGAGTGCGACGTCATCGTGGCTGGCGGGATGGAATCGATGACGAATGCGCCTCATCTGCTGCCCGGATTGCGTCGCGGTCTGCGGTACGGCGACGGCAAGCTCCTGGACGCGATGGCTGTCGACGGACTGGTCGATGCCTTCGACCACCTGTCGATGGGTGAATCGACCGAACGCCACAATGCGCGGTACGGCATCACGCGGGAGGCGCAGGATGCTTTTGCCGCCCGTTCGCATCAGCTCGCCGCCGCGGCCCGTGACAGCGGTCGCTTTGACGCCGAGATCGTGCCGGTGCCGGTGCCGTCTCGGCGCGGCGAATCCCGCATCGTGCAGACGGATGAGGGGATTCGGCCCGAGACGACGCCGGAAATTCTGGCGAAACTGCCCCCGGCGTTCACCCCGGACGGGACGATAACCGCGGGAAGTTCCTCGCAGATTTCGGACGGCGCCTGCGCGGTCATCGTGGCGAACCGGCGGGTCGCCGAAGCGCGCGGCTGGCCGATTCTGGCCGAAATCGGCGCGCACGGAATGGTCGCGGGGCCGGACAACTCCCTCCATTCGCAACCGGCACGTGCGATTGTGCGCGCGCTGAACCGCGACGGTCTGCGCGTCGATGACGTCGCGCTCTTCGAAATCAATGAGGCCTTTGCCGCCGTCGTCCTCGCCTCGATGCACGAGCTTGGTGTCGATGAGGAGAAGGTGAACGTCAACGGCGGGGCCATCGCGCTCGGTCACCCGATCGGCGCCTCGGGTGCCCGGCTTGTCCTCCACCTTGCTCTGGAATTGCGCCGCCGCGGCGGCGGAATCGGCGTCGCCGGACTCTGCGGCGGCGGGGGGCAGGGTGACGCCCTTGTCCTTCGGGTCTTCCCTTGA
- the meaB gene encoding methylmalonyl Co-A mutase-associated GTPase MeaB, with translation MEIPAAARGAALQRTVAAARTGDPRAIGRLLSLVENTDPVCDDAPLQALWSAFPRPLACGYVLGVTGAPGVGKSTLVAALIAAFRRDGMRVGVLAVDPSSPFTGGALLGDRIRMHAHTTDPGVFLRSMAARGHLGGLAPATPMAIRLLEALGFDVVLVETVGVGQGEIAVARAVDTTLVVTAPGLGDAVQAAKAGVLEIADIFVANKADHPGADQTVRELRQTLAVESSGPDGWRRPVVRTVATRGDIDELVDAVRRHRDRLAQGGGRDRRRRRAADDVRALVFRHYAGRLTEVMTGAEFDALADRVAAGELDLLTAVRAVLADTRAAVARAVSPPATS, from the coding sequence ATGGAGATCCCGGCGGCCGCGCGTGGCGCCGCACTGCAGCGGACGGTCGCCGCCGCGCGGACCGGCGACCCGCGCGCGATCGGCCGTCTGCTGTCGCTTGTTGAGAACACCGACCCGGTCTGCGATGACGCACCGCTTCAGGCGCTCTGGTCGGCATTTCCACGGCCGCTGGCGTGCGGTTACGTCCTTGGCGTCACCGGTGCGCCGGGTGTCGGGAAATCCACGCTGGTTGCGGCGCTCATCGCGGCTTTCCGGCGCGACGGGATGCGGGTCGGCGTCTTGGCTGTCGATCCGTCGTCTCCGTTCACCGGCGGGGCATTGCTGGGTGACCGGATCCGCATGCACGCGCATACGACCGATCCCGGGGTTTTCCTCCGGTCGATGGCCGCACGAGGCCACCTGGGCGGACTGGCCCCGGCGACGCCGATGGCGATCCGGCTTCTGGAGGCACTCGGTTTCGACGTCGTCCTCGTGGAGACCGTCGGCGTCGGCCAGGGTGAAATCGCCGTGGCCCGCGCGGTCGACACCACGCTGGTCGTGACCGCCCCCGGTCTGGGTGATGCGGTGCAAGCAGCGAAGGCCGGCGTCCTGGAAATCGCCGATATCTTCGTCGCCAACAAGGCGGATCATCCCGGCGCGGACCAGACCGTCCGTGAGCTGCGCCAGACGCTGGCGGTGGAATCGAGTGGTCCGGACGGCTGGCGGCGGCCGGTGGTCCGCACGGTGGCAACGCGTGGCGACATCGATGAGCTCGTTGATGCGGTGCGCCGGCATCGCGATCGGCTCGCGCAGGGCGGCGGGCGTGACCGGCGACGGCGACGGGCGGCGGACGACGTCCGCGCGCTGGTTTTTCGCCACTATGCGGGCCGGTTGACCGAGGTGATGACCGGTGCTGAATTTGACGCACTGGCGGATCGGGTCGCGGCCGGCGAGCTCGATCTGCTGACGGCGGTGCGGGCGGTGCTCGCCGACACGCGTGCCGCGGTGGCGCGGGCCGTTTCGCCGCCGGCGACGTCGTGA
- a CDS encoding acyl-CoA mutase large subunit family protein encodes MDAAGIEAGRQRWRARYEAAGLAERTTLSGIPLEPVYGPPSGAADPRFDRIGWPGEFPYTRGLYPTGYRGRPWTIRQFAGFGTAEQTNARYRMILAGGGTGLSVAFDMPTLMGRDSDDPRAAGEVGHCGVAVDSAADMDTLFAGIPLDKVTVSMTISGPALPIFCMYLVAAERQGVDRRTLNGTLQTDILKEYIAQKEWLFPPEPHLRLIGDLLEFCAQEMPAYKPLSVSGYHIREAGATAVQELAFTLADGFGYVELGRSRGLDADAVAPLLSFFFDAHIDFFEEIAKFRAARRIWARWMRDRYGARRERAWWLRFHTQTAGVSLTAQQPANNVVRTAIEALAAVLGGTNSLHTNAFDEVLALPTEHAAQVALRTQQVIAEETGVTHVIDPLGGSWYVEELTDRLDAEAENIFAEIQQLSADGTMLSGILRGIETGWFTDQIARAAFEQQQAIESGERRIVGVNCFTDTVDAPVEILRIPPEVEEDQRRRLAARKAHRDESAVRRALTALRTAARSTENLVPPMLDAVRAEATLGEICGVLYDEWGGYEETPRF; translated from the coding sequence GTGGACGCGGCGGGAATTGAAGCAGGCCGGCAACGGTGGCGCGCCCGGTACGAGGCCGCGGGCCTGGCCGAACGCACGACCCTCTCCGGCATTCCGCTCGAACCGGTGTACGGACCACCGTCCGGCGCGGCGGATCCGCGATTCGACCGCATCGGATGGCCGGGGGAATTTCCCTATACCCGTGGGCTGTATCCCACCGGATACCGCGGACGGCCTTGGACGATACGGCAATTCGCCGGCTTCGGCACCGCCGAGCAGACGAATGCGCGCTACCGGATGATTCTGGCCGGCGGCGGCACCGGGCTCTCCGTGGCGTTCGACATGCCGACCCTGATGGGTCGGGACTCCGACGATCCGCGTGCAGCCGGCGAGGTCGGGCACTGCGGCGTCGCGGTCGATTCGGCGGCCGACATGGACACCCTGTTCGCCGGCATCCCGCTTGATAAGGTCACGGTCTCCATGACAATCAGTGGACCGGCGCTGCCCATCTTCTGCATGTACCTGGTCGCCGCCGAGCGGCAAGGGGTTGACCGGCGCACCCTGAACGGTACGCTACAGACCGATATTCTCAAGGAATACATCGCCCAGAAGGAATGGCTGTTCCCGCCGGAACCGCACCTGCGCCTCATCGGCGATTTATTGGAGTTTTGTGCGCAGGAGATGCCCGCATACAAGCCGCTGTCGGTGTCCGGCTATCACATCCGTGAGGCAGGTGCCACGGCCGTGCAGGAATTGGCCTTCACCTTGGCGGACGGATTCGGGTACGTCGAACTCGGCCGGTCCCGCGGTCTGGACGCCGACGCCGTCGCCCCGCTGCTCTCGTTCTTTTTCGACGCGCACATCGACTTCTTCGAAGAAATTGCCAAGTTCCGCGCAGCCCGCCGGATTTGGGCGCGGTGGATGCGTGACCGGTACGGCGCCCGGCGGGAGCGGGCATGGTGGCTTCGCTTTCACACCCAGACCGCAGGGGTGTCTCTGACCGCTCAGCAGCCGGCGAATAACGTGGTCCGGACCGCGATCGAGGCGCTCGCCGCCGTGCTGGGCGGCACGAACTCGCTGCACACCAACGCGTTCGATGAAGTGTTGGCGTTGCCGACTGAGCACGCTGCGCAGGTCGCTCTTCGCACCCAGCAGGTGATTGCCGAGGAGACCGGCGTCACGCACGTCATCGACCCGCTCGGCGGTTCCTGGTACGTCGAGGAGCTCACCGATCGGCTCGACGCGGAGGCGGAGAACATATTCGCGGAAATCCAGCAGCTCAGCGCGGATGGAACAATGCTCTCCGGAATTCTCCGCGGGATCGAGACCGGATGGTTCACCGACCAGATCGCCCGTGCCGCGTTCGAGCAGCAGCAGGCGATCGAGTCCGGCGAGCGGCGGATCGTCGGCGTCAACTGCTTCACCGACACGGTCGACGCGCCCGTCGAGATCCTTCGCATTCCGCCGGAGGTGGAGGAGGACCAACGGCGGCGGCTCGCTGCGCGGAAAGCCCATCGTGACGAGTCGGCGGTGCGCAGAGCCCTCACCGCATTACGGACCGCCGCGCGCAGCACGGAGAACCTTGTACCGCCGATGCTTGACGCCGTCCGTGCCGAAGCAACGCTGGGCGAAATCTGCGGAGTCCTCTACGACGAATGGGGCGGTTACGAAGAAACTCCCCGGTTTTAG
- a CDS encoding tetratricopeptide repeat protein: MTSDFSSARFAGAVALDALAQQRSAAPSSAAPTSGASSSGATVVDVTEATFQREVVERSMTVPVVIDFWAGWCGPCRQLSPILERLAAEGGGSWVLAKIDVDANPRLAAAAGVQGIPAVKAVWQGQIIGEFTGAIPEAQVRGWIRELLSVTGNSAGTVPPADPLRSQADEALRAGNYDAAIAAFEKILAERPGDSDAKSGLERAKLLKRVAGADRNALHAAVAASPDDVGAQCALADLEVADGEVAHGLRRLVDLVARTAGADRDAARRHLLELFDAVGPDHPEVAAARAALNRVLF, from the coding sequence ATGACTTCGGACTTCTCATCGGCGCGTTTTGCGGGCGCGGTCGCCCTCGACGCTCTTGCCCAGCAACGGTCCGCTGCGCCGTCGTCGGCGGCACCGACCTCGGGGGCGTCAAGCTCCGGCGCGACCGTCGTCGACGTCACCGAGGCGACCTTTCAACGCGAGGTCGTCGAGCGGTCGATGACCGTGCCGGTGGTCATCGACTTCTGGGCCGGGTGGTGCGGCCCGTGCCGTCAGCTCAGCCCGATTCTGGAGCGGCTCGCCGCCGAGGGCGGCGGCTCCTGGGTCCTCGCGAAGATTGACGTCGATGCCAACCCGCGGCTTGCAGCCGCGGCGGGCGTGCAAGGCATTCCGGCGGTCAAGGCCGTCTGGCAGGGTCAGATCATCGGCGAGTTCACCGGGGCGATTCCGGAAGCGCAGGTGCGCGGCTGGATCCGGGAGTTGCTGTCGGTGACCGGCAACTCCGCGGGAACGGTGCCGCCGGCGGATCCGCTGCGTTCCCAGGCGGACGAGGCGCTCCGCGCCGGCAATTACGATGCGGCGATCGCCGCCTTCGAGAAGATCCTTGCCGAACGTCCCGGCGATTCCGACGCAAAGAGCGGTCTCGAACGGGCGAAGCTGCTCAAGCGCGTCGCCGGCGCCGATCGCAATGCCCTGCACGCGGCCGTCGCTGCCTCGCCGGACGACGTCGGCGCCCAGTGCGCGTTGGCTGATCTCGAGGTGGCGGACGGCGAGGTGGCGCACGGATTGCGCCGGCTCGTCGACCTCGTGGCCCGTACGGCAGGTGCTGATCGGGACGCCGCCCGCCGGCATCTGCTCGAGCTCTTCGACGCCGTCGGCCCCGACCACCCCGAGGTCGCCGCCGCGCGCGCGGCACTCAACCGCGTGCTCTTTTGA